Below is a window of Xyrauchen texanus isolate HMW12.3.18 chromosome 1, RBS_HiC_50CHRs, whole genome shotgun sequence DNA.
TGTCCACATTTCTTGGGCTGGTTGAATTGGAGGCGGCGATGCCAGATCAATAGCAAAGGCAATAGTTGAGTTTCTTGAAAAGTGTAGCCTTAAAAAGGACAATCTTCAGGGTATTGGCACTGATAATGCGTCTGTGATGACTGGGGTGCACAATGGCATTGATTTTAAAGGAAGAATGTGCTTTGCCCAATTTGGTACTCATCCGCTGTGTGTGCCATTCTTTACAATTGGCTGTCAGTGCAGCATCCAAAGAAACCATCCCTAGATGTGTTAAATACTTAATCAGGGAAACCTACAACTGGTTTTCTATTTCCCCAGAACGGCGAGAGGCATACAAAGCAGTGTATGCCACCATTATTTGAAAAAGTGTTGTTTGAATTACTTTTacaaatgctgtgtgtgtgtatttcaaatAATATCTACGTATTCCATAATGGCGTAGTTTTGCGTTGGGATTACGTAATGACGTCATAGCGCAATGACGTCACAACGTCATTTAGCAACTTTTAGCAACAAATTGACCTGCCTTTAGCAACTTCCACTGAAaattagttggcaacactgctccCTAGGGGGTCACCATCttaccagaaagtccaccagctgctcttacttgcacgttatacgttaATCAAGAACCCGAAAGCAATACACAGATGATCGTTTCGCGCTCATATCACGCGTGCTCATTTCCGCCTGATATGAGGGATGACATGGAACATTTAGATACTTGAGAATAATTATAAATGAGGGATCTTGAGGAAGGAAGAGAGAATGTTAAATTTACAGGCTGTGTGTGGACATTTCCAagaaaaaatatagctgcaagcagcgaaaCCATTACTTAACCAATTATctgcaccatgagcagcaaaagaagctttgtaacatgtttttgtttagagtctgatgaacagtgtatgaggagttagaaaaagttaactttcaatcataaaaaaaacatttatttaaaagaaaataataataaaatagctaGTTCTTAGAATTTCTGTCCAagtatgtggcactgttctgaggtactatctgggcatgatggttatctTGCAAGAAAGTGTTCAAGAGATATAAGCCAAAATAGCTATTTTgctcctgaccagtaggtggcagtgcaccaaaatgctgcaggtaacctcagggcctaattgTGATGACTTGTGTTATCCCAATTGTTTTGTCAATTTTGCGCATTCTTCATCGAAtaattttgaccacaaggtggcactgtCCCGAAacttcagagcatggtgccaaataCACATACCGAGTTTCGTGAAGATACGCCAAGATgttcgtaaaatacagcattttatgactaaattcaaaatgcCCGATATCAAAAATGGCTGACATAGGAATTTATCTTATCTTTGGACTCACTATACCCAACTGAATCTAATGACACCAATTTGATCATTTTATGACAAAATATTCAGAAGCAAAAGTGTGCTTTTTTCATATCtcatgaccagtagggggcagtgtgccaaaacgctgcaggtaaTTGTGATGACTTGTTTTGTCCCaattgttttgttaactttgcgCATTCTTCATCGAATTCGTTGAAGCGCCAATCAAAACGGTATGGTTTATTAAAATTCTGTGATTAActttttgtcgtgagtgcctctagatcaggggtgcccaatacgtcgatcgcgatctaccagtcgatcgcaaaggcaatgctggtagatcgcacaaaatttaaatgtactttcgttaaattttaatacagaTAAATATAacatctttccttcttttagtttctgtctgacttgcacttgacaagtaaacattgaccaggcgaggttttgtttattcagttgccatgacaactaggtttgagcatacgtgccttccaaggacttctgagaacagagtgcgaagttgcgatgctactgcctggattaggcaaaactgtctgattccattcagtgcaggtcatcagaataaggtaaatgccctggctattgtaatctattgtgctgtaggtgatttgggtttagttttaaaactgaatgatatcaacattgaacattattatatatttttttattaattagaagatgaattccatgtagggatacatgcagtagtcccaacaagcattttcttattttaaatgaaactgtgttttttttagttggtagatcttattgagttggccatttaaaagtagatcatcacacaaaaaaagtgtgggcacccctgctatagatgatgcaggccaaatttcatgcaaatcagacaaacagcctaggacgagtttgaaatagttgttttttaagaaaattataaaCGGTGAAAACATTTCCATGACGGAAAATTACGACATTCTAATGGTCTTGAGCCAAGGAGTCAGAGggaataaaattaatttgtgggactcacggttcaaaagttattaacataaacgtgactgcaaatttgggcagtttgtggtgctagagggtttgagtGATCTCATACTTGGTTTACATTGAGTGATTTTAACTCTACTCAAAACTTTGCTCAGAAAATTAAAGTTGCTCTTTTATTGCTCAGAAATCGCAATAGAGTTTTCAGTTATGTTTTTACGTACTGACCTTGTTCATGTGTTTCTTCAAAATTCCTTTggaaaaatgtttaatgtttaattttgtttgaCTTATCAGGCAGGTACTAGCTATGGATCGAGTGTTTTCATGATAATGATAAATATGTTCTTGCATTCATTGCAGCATATACCATGAGTAGATTTGTCTAGACACTATTAGAATTGGCACAAACATTCTCAGTCATTGTTTAATTGTGAGTTTGACATTGAAAGTGTATATTTGTTATAAAGCCAACCGCACAGATTTCTGACCACGAAGAAATTCCCATTACAGACCATTTCACCTCTAATCACCTCTCCAAAAAGTTATGATGTGAAATCTTTGCTTTTAACAGCCATTTTAATGGGAGACAAATTGCTTGATTCAAGGTTGTGTCAAGTTTTATGAATTGgctgacacacaaaaaaaacacaagtacAAGAAAGAAACTTAAAAGCACTCTCTTAGACATGTGCTTCATATGGGTTCTGTTCACAGAGTGAATTTTGTATGAGCTTTTGGAAATCCAGCCATTTCCTCCTCAGGACGCCACCCAGAGAAAGTTATCCCTGTAATGACCATATACAGAGTGAGACCCTATCTCACTGTTTCCCCCTCTCTGTTTACTTAACATATCACCCATTTTCATTCCTGTGCCCGAATTTGGAAATTTacgttttttattaataaagttacatttatttatttaatatttgttcatggactttttgcctttaatttttcGGGACACTTTTAGGAGAGACAGtaaagtggagaaaaaaaatggtGGGGATCAAGTTGGGAACATGAAGCAGGCCATATTTAAATTTGGGTTTCCATAAGCACCACTCTGACATTCACTAcccaaacaaaaacataaatttttaagGGTTTTTAACCACTTTCAACCACGAACAATAAAAACATATCGTGCAAAGGCTAGCCTCCAGTGATCCAGTGCAGCAGTTAATCAAATGCATTGTAAGCAACAAAAGACTCAAGGAAATATAGACATCAGTAAATCATGTAAAAAAGGGAAGAAATCAGAGAGAAGAAGGAATAAGAAGGTGCTGACAAATGTGAGAGGGATTGCTTCAGTAGACAGcctttgtttaatttttctgtcatgtttactttttttacatgggaaaaaataaaagcattacaGTTTGTTATAACTTAGGCTGTATTTAGAGTTTGGTGGGGGTGGAAAGTTGCACAGGGTTGCGGATGACGGTGTGGTGGGGGTAAGGGCAGATTCCCAAACCATTTCCACACACACTCTTATGAGAAACATACGTTACTTTCTGGTGAAGAGGCACAGAGACTGCAGCACACACCCCATTCACTCTCTCCTATCCTCCTTCcatctctctcaccctctctcaacctctctctctctatctatctctctctctctctctctcactggaaaGTCAAGTAAGCGATTGCAAGTTTTCAGCTTAGGCACAGATCTCCACTGGACTGGACAGAGaaaggagggggagagagagagagagagagagagagagagaagaaaagagagaaatgAAAGGTTTTATACATGTAGATGTAGAGGGAAAGGGGGACATCTAACTCATTAGATGCCGTAGAGTTTTCTGTTGTATTTAAAGCCACCAAAAGAAGGAACAGTAAAAAGTAAAGTCAGTGAGCTGAGCTGTAAGAGGTATGGGCTGCCaggttatttttgttgttgtactgTCTTCATTAATGTGCCTCTATGGGGTGTGGACTCAGGAATTGAGAGAACAAGATGCACTCTGCAACGAGGAAGGGTGCTATGTGCTTTACTTCCAGCGCAAGATCTTCCTAAATGCCTGGCGGAGCTGCAAAGAACAGGGAGGCAACTTAGTCACCATCAGGCAGCTGAAAGAAGCAGAAATGGTGAATGAGCTTTTTTCTAATGTTGAACTGAGGTCACACCATAGAGGCAAAGTACAAGTCTGGATTGGCCTTCAAAGGCAGCCTCGACAATGTGCCCCTTCACGGCCCCTGCGTGGCTTTTCGTGGATCACTGGAGATCAGGACACTCAGTACACTAACTGGCTGCAAGAGGACTCTTCAAAGACCTGCGCATCACCACGTTGTGTGGTAATGGCTTACAGCACCACACCCCATGAGCAAGGGGATAATCTGAAATGGAAGGATGGACCTTGTTCCATTTCAATGGATGGCTACCTGTGCAGGTACACCTTCCGGGGGATGTGTGCTGCTATTACTAGTGAAGGAGGTGGTAATACACTGTATAGTACCCCTTTTAACCTGCTGAGTACCCTCTTAAAACATGTTCCATTTGGAACAGTTGCAACTGTACCATGTCCCATTAAGGATGACCAGTCAGTACTCTGCACACAAAAAGATGACGGAACTATAGGTTGGAACAGGGATCCTCCTTTTTGCTCTGATGCACCTAAGGCAAGCTGGTGTGATAACGACAATGGAGGTTGCCATCAATTCTGCGTTGAAGATGAGGGACACTACTCCTGTCATTGTAATGAGGGCTTTCTCCTGGCTCAGGATGGGGTAAGCTGCTTTCCCTCTGACCCTTGCATTGAGGCTCAGTGTGAGTTTGAGTGCCTGCCAGTGATGGATGGCTTCCGCTGTGCTTGTCCTGATGGCTACATGCTGGCACCTGATGAACAAGCCTGTCTAGATATCAATGAATGCCTACAGAGCCCATGTGAGCAAATCTGTTTAAATGCACTAGGAAGCTTTGAGTGTCTCTGCCGAGATGGTTTCCAACCAGATGAGGAGGGTGCATGTGAAGATGTGGATGAGTGTGCAGACAACCCGTGTGAACACGAGTGTGAAAACACATTGGGCTCCCATATTTGTCACTGCCATCTTGGTTTTTCCCCATTGCAAGAGGATCAGAGTCACTGTCATGATGTCGATGAATGCCAAATTGAAGGAACTTGTGAACAAATGTGTATTAATTATGAAGGAGGCTTTGAGTGCTACTGTGAGGAAGGTTATAATCTTCAGCCTGACCAATTTTCTTGTAGCCCCATCGAGGAGAACCTAGAGACTACCACAGCAACTGTCTCTGACCCAAGGAGTCCTCGCAACCCTATATGGGATCCACAGAATACTTTATACACGTTGAAATCTGCACCTGAGTCTGAATGGAGAGAATCTATGTACTGGCAGACAGAGCCACCTAATGTGAAGACAATTCCAACAGAGCTGCTTTGGCTAGCTAGTACAACTGAGGAGGAACCTGAAATGACAACACCAACTGAAAGCTCCCCTGAGATCAATCATGTTGTTACAGGTGACTTTCGTCCAGAAGACCTAGTGGCCAATGCCTATTTTCCTCCCACCACTATACCCACACCAGACTATTATGAGGATGAGAGCAGCACAGTTCCCACAGTCCTCCCCTCCTCCACAGCAGCAGGCGGAGCTTGGAATTGGCTCTGGTTCAGCTCAACCCAAAAACCATCTGAGACAGCGGAAACAGCAAAGAACCCTTTCAACTTTCATAGAGAATATGACTCTTATGAGCAAGACCATGAAGATAGTGAAAATGATAACACTGAATCAA
It encodes the following:
- the LOC127646178 gene encoding endosialin-like translates to MGCQVIFVVVLSSLMCLYGVWTQELREQDALCNEEGCYVLYFQRKIFLNAWRSCKEQGGNLVTIRQLKEAEMVNELFSNVELRSHHRGKVQVWIGLQRQPRQCAPSRPLRGFSWITGDQDTQYTNWLQEDSSKTCASPRCVVMAYSTTPHEQGDNLKWKDGPCSISMDGYLCRYTFRGMCAAITSEGGGNTLYSTPFNLLSTLLKHVPFGTVATVPCPIKDDQSVLCTQKDDGTIGWNRDPPFCSDAPKASWCDNDNGGCHQFCVEDEGHYSCHCNEGFLLAQDGVSCFPSDPCIEAQCEFECLPVMDGFRCACPDGYMLAPDEQACLDINECLQSPCEQICLNALGSFECLCRDGFQPDEEGACEDVDECADNPCEHECENTLGSHICHCHLGFSPLQEDQSHCHDVDECQIEGTCEQMCINYEGGFECYCEEGYNLQPDQFSCSPIEENLETTTATVSDPRSPRNPIWDPQNTLYTLKSAPESEWRESMYWQTEPPNVKTIPTELLWLASTTEEEPEMTTPTESSPEINHVVTGDFRPEDLVANAYFPPTTIPTPDYYEDESSTVPTVLPSSTAAGGAWNWLWFSSTQKPSETAETAKNPFNFHREYDSYEQDHEDSENDNTESTTIWPDQQTSTLFPMHSQGTEEDSYNDGNKTKQGQASIWLLVGLLVPLCIFIVVMVVLGIVYCTRSTVKPQNKNTSDCYHWIAGAGDKAAAEISGSGTKSHV